The genomic stretch GAAGAACGCGCCGGACTTCTTGACCAGGCCCAGGCCCACCCCCAGGTCCAGCAGGTCGCCCTCCTTGCTGATGCCCTCGCGGAACATGATGTCGAACTCGGCGAGGCGGAACGGCGGCGCCACCTTGTTCTTGACCACCTTGGCGCGGACGCGGTTGCCCACCACGTCGGTGCCCTGCTTCAGGGTCTCCAGGCGGCGCAGGTCTATGCGGACGGAGCTGTAGAACTTGAGGGCGCGCCCGCCGGGCGTCACCTCCGGATTGCCGAAGAAGACGCCGATCTTCTCCCGAAGCTGGTTGATGAAGATGACCGCCGTATGGGAGCGGCTGATGGCCGCCGTCAGCTTGCGCAGCGCCTGGGACATGAGCCGCGCCTGCAGCCCCACGTGCTGGTCGCCCATGTCGCCTTCAAGCTCGGCGCGCGGGACCAGCGCGGCGACGCTGTCAATGATGACCGCGTCCACGGCGCCGCTGCGCACGATCTGCTCGGTGATCTCCAGCGCCTGCTCTGCGAAGTCCGGCTGCGATATGAGCAGGTCGTCCACGTTGACTCCGCAGACACGCGCGTAGCTGGGGTCCAGAGCATGCTCCGCGTCAATGTACACGACCTTGCCGCCCGACCGCTGCGCGTTGGCGATGATGTGCAGCGCCAGCGTGGTCTTGCCCGACGCCTCCGCGCCGAATATCTCCGTGACGCGCCCGCGGGGTATGCCGCCGACGCCCAGCGCCAGGTCCAGCGACAGCGAGCCTGTGGATATCACCTCCACCGACTGTCGGGCGGCCGCCTCGCCGAGGCGCATGATGGTGCCCCGGCCATAGGTCTTTTCCAGATAGCCAAGGGCCATGTCCAGGGCCTTCTCTTTCTCGGTGGCCTTGGCGGTGTCAGCAGCCTGGCGGTCTGCGGGAGTGCTCATAGCCCTACCATCCTTCGTCAGTTCCTCGCGCGTCCGTTTCTTTTCCCGTTTCGCTGTAGCCCAACCCATCGTCGCCACCCCCTCGCGGCCAAATATGATTAGAACAATTGTACCGCAACCGCGCAAGGGGGAGAGGATGACTTACACAGCCGTACATTAATCCGTAAACTGATTCCCCCTCCGCTCACCCTGAGCTTGTCGAAGGGCGAGCCGTCGTGGTTCGACAGGCTCACCACGAGCGGTTTGCAAGTCAACCCAAGGCTTTGTAGTTGCGTCCGCGTTACGCCTTCTGATAGCCGTTAGTAATGGGCATGCGCCGGTCGCGCCCGAAGGCCCGCGGCGTGATCTTGACGCCGGGAGGCGCTTGCCGCCTCTTGTACTCGTTCTTGTCCACCCAGCGCAGGACGCGCTGCACCGTCTCCGCGTCGTACCCCATGCCGACGATGTCCTCGAAGGTGCGGTCCTCCTCCACGTACGCCTTCAGGATGGGGTCCATGATGCGGTAGGGGACGCGCTCCTCCTCCGTGTTCTGGTTGGCGCGCAGCTCCGGGCTGGGCGGCTTGACCAGCACGCTCTTCGGGATGGGGCCGCGTCCTTCCCTGGAAGGATGGGCGTTGCGCCAGGCAGCCAGTTTGTACGCCAGCGTCTTGGGCACGTCCTTCAGCACGGAGAAGCCGCCCGCCATGTCGCCGTAGAGCGTGGAGTAGCCGATGGACAGCTCACTCTTGTTGCCCGTGGACAGCACCAGCCAGCCGAACTTGTTCGACAGCGCCATCAGGATGTTGCCCCGGATGCGCGCCTGGATGTTCTCTTCCGCCACGTTGGGCTGAGTCCCGCTGAACGGCTCGCTCAGCGTCTCCAGGTACGCCTTGAAAGGCTGCTCGATGGGGATGACCATGAAGCGGACGCCCAGGGCGTCGGCCAGGGCGCGCGCGTCCGCCAGGCTCCCCTCCGACGAGTAGCGCGACGGCATGCCCACGCCCACCACGTTGCGCTTGCCGAGCGCGTCCACCGCGACGCAACACGTCAGGCTGGAGTCAACGCCGCCCGACAGGCCGATGACCACCGTCTTGAAGCCGTTCTTCCGCACGTAGTCGCGGGCGCCCACGACCAGCGCCTGATAGACCTCCGCCATGTCGTCCAGCGGCTGTCCTTCCGCGGAAGGACGCGCGGGCAGCGGTGGCCGCGCCCGCGATGAGGGCCTGGCGCTGACCACGATGCGCTTCAGCTCGCCGATGCCGTGCTCCGGCAGATGCTCCTTGCGCGGGCGGGGCGCGTGCAGGCGCTCGCGCTGCACCCCTTCCACGTCCAGGTCCAGCACCAGCATGTCCTCCTGGAACTGGCGCGCCCGCGCGATGACCTCGCCCTTCTGGTCGAAGACCATGCTGCCGCCGTCGAAGACCAGCTCGTCCTGGCCGCCCACCATGTTGACGTAGGCGATGATAAGCTGGTTGTCGCTGGCGCGCGTGCCCACCATGCGCTCCCTGAAACCCCTCATGCCTGCGTGGTAGGGCGAGCCGTTGATGGTGACAATCACCTCGGCGCCGCCCTCGCGCTGTACCGCCGTGGGGCCGACGGCGTACCAGATGTCCTCGCAGATATTGACGCCCACGTGCACGCCATTGATGACGTAGACGGGGCACTCGCGGCCCGCGCGGAAGTAGCGGTCTTCGTCGAAAACGCCGTAGTTGGGCAGGAACATCTTGTGGTAGACGTCCACCAGCTTGCCGTTGTGGATGACGGCGGCGGCGTTGTAGGTGTCCGAGTTGGAGTCCACGAAGCCCACCACCGCGGTGATGTCTTTGGCGTGCCGCGCAATCCTGTCCAGGCGCTTGCGGTTCTCCGCGATGAACTGGGCCTTGAAGAGCAGGTCCTCCGGCGGGTAGCCGGTGATGGCGAGCTCGGGGAAGGCGACGAGGTCGGCGCCCGCGGCCCTGGCCTTGTCCATGTAGCGCAGGATGCGGGCCGTGTTGCCGTCCAGGTCGCCGACCGTGGGGTTGGTCTGGGCCAGCGCGATGCGGAATGTGCGCATAGCTGAAAGCTTTCCCTGGGTCAGGCTTTGTTGAGCTTGACTATAGCATACATCAGCGCGGGACGGAAAGACGGGATAGCACCAGGCCGCTCGTGGTGAGTCCTTCGGCTCTGCTCAGGACAGACTCTGTCGAACCATGGGGTGGGCCATAGCTGTCACCGCTGGTTCAGACAGACGTAGATTCTTCGCTGCGCTCAGAATGACAAAACACATGCGTTGGGAGCATTCCATCCGCGAAGGATGTCCGGGACGGTGGGGGATGAGATCCGCCTACCCCCCCCCTAGCAGCGCCGTCACCTCGCGCACGTCCGCCACCTCCTCCAGCCGCGCCAGCATCCCGATGGCGCTCCAAACTGTCGGCGCGCGGCGTGGCGTCGTAGCGCGGCGTGGCGCTCGCCGCGATGAAGAGGGTGGAGGGTTAGACCTCACCCACCCGGCCTCCCTCTCCGCACGCGGCGACGGAGGAACGACCACGGCGCGGTTCGCGAAGACGCAGAGAACGGAATCCCCATATAAGAAACGAGTGGGTCTTCTCTGTGCTTCTTGACCGTTTTCTCCGAACGGGAGACCGGAGGAAGGCAATTTCTCAGAGCCGCTGTCACTTAGTGGAACCAAGCGGCAGCCCAACGGTCAAGTTACACATTGTTGTTTTGGCCGAGTGTCGGGTCGTATACTTACGCATACGGTTCGTTAACAACCGGGGAAGAGCCTCCCCCAAACGGACAGGAGATACTGTGTGAGGATAGGTAGGGCAGATGGCGTGGAATACTGGCATTGCGGGACCCGTGCTTGACATTGCGGTTTATCCGAGTACGCCTCTCCGTGTTATGGCCGGTCCTGGAACAGGCAAGACCTTTGCGGTCATGCACAGAGTGGCGAGACTGCTGGAAACCGGGACTTCACCTTCGTCCATCTTGGCTGTTTCGTTTACTCGAACGGCTGCCAACGACTTGATTTCACAACTCAATTCGTTAGGCTCACCTGGAGCACAGAACGTTACAGCTTCCACTCTTCACTCACTCGCGTTCAAGCTCCTGCGAGAAAACGCTGTGTTTCAGGCAACACACCGCGTGGCTCGCCCGTTAACATCATTTGAATCTGACTGCTTGGTGACTGATCTAGCGCCGAACTTCGGCGGGAAAGATGCTGTTAAAGCCCTAGTGAAAGCATTTGGGGCATGTTGGGCGACACTTCAACACCATCAACTGGGATGGCCCCGTGACCCTATTCAACAGAACTTCCAGCGCGAGTTGCTTCGTTGGCTGACTTATCATCAGGCTATCCTGATTGATGAACTGGTTCCTCTTGCCTTGGACTATATTCGACAGAATCCAGCCTCGCCGCATACACCTCAATATGGCCACGTTCTAGTAGATGAATATCAGGACCTGAATCGGGCTGACCAAGAGTTCGTCGACGCTGTAGCCAGGAATGGAGCACTCACTGTGATCGGTGATGAAGACCAATCCATCTACACGATGCTTCGGCATGCACAGCCCGAAGGCATCACGCAGTTCCACACATCTCATTCAAATACCCATGACGTGCCCCTGCATGATTGCAGACGATGCCCCCACCAAGTCGTGCATATGGCGAACGCCTTGATCCTACACAATCATCCACAGCGTCCAAGCACAATTCGGCCAATGCCAGGGAACAGCAATGGCATCGTTTACATTGTTCAGCACAACACGGTCCAACAAGAGATAATCACCTCAGCCGCTTTTGTGCATTGGTTCCTGGGAAATCATCCTGATGTCAAACCAGGGCAGATTCTCGTTTTGTCAACACGACGGATTATCGGGGAATTGATCCGGGATGAGTTGGTCAGGTTAGGTCATGCTTCTCAGAGCTTCTTTGCTGAGAATTATTTTGAGAAACCAACTGCGGCAGAAGGGTACTGTTTACTGACGATGTTGGTTCGGTCCGACGACCGACCTGCATTGCGTGCCTGGTTAGGTATCGGGTCTAGTAATTTGCGTGCTCCCGCTTATCAGCGGATATGGAGCGACACAGACGCGGCGGGGGTCAGTCCCCGCCAATTGCTCGACGGTATTCTTTCAGGTTCTGCTCAAGCGCCGCCTTATACAGACGGTCTTGTTCAACGGTATCACGCACTTGTCACAAGATTATCGGCACTGACCGGAGCAATGGGGACGCCGCTGGTTGACCTCCTGTGGCCACCTGGTAATCCCGAATGTGCGGACATCCGCGCTGTTGCCTTGTCGGTAGCGGCTAACTCTCCTTCGCCGGAGGGAATGTTGGAAGAATTGACCACTGCAATCACTCAACCAGAACTCCCTAGCGCCCAGGACGATATCATCCGTGTGATGAGTCTGCATAAGTCGAAGGGATTGACTGCAAAGTGCGTCTTGGTTACGGGCTGCATCGCCGGAGCTTTGCCCACAATCAAGGCAGGTCTTTCCACACAAGAGCAGATAGCTTCTCTTCAAGAGCAACGGCGGCTGTTTTATGTAGCTGTGACTAGGACCACCGATACCTTGGTATTGAGTGGCGCTGCCTTGGCACCGTGGGGCGATGCAAAGCGCATGGGGATCACTGTCGCGCGCAGCGTCGGGAGTGATGCCGTTCTTCAAGCGAGTCAATTCATGAGCGAATTTGGAACACACGGGCCCACGCCCGTGTCGGGAAACCAATGGCGCTCGGCCCTAGGGTTTTAGAAGGGTTGAGACATAGGGCACGACGGCCTCACTGGCCGTCCAGGGGAGATGAGGTCTAGGAGGTCGGCCCGGTCCTCCGCCCTGCGGAGCGGCGTCCGCGCAGGTAGCGCACGAGGAACAGTCCGGAGCCGACGATGACGACGCTCACGTAGGTAATCGAGCGGTCCAGCAGGATAACGGAGAGCGCCGCCGGGGGCGCCAGCGCCAGCGTCAGCACGCCCGCCACGCCGGTCTCCACCAGCCCCAGCCCGCCCGGCGTGATGGGGACGATGATGAGGATAGCGGACGCCGCCGTCGCGAAGAACAGCAGCGACAGGTCCACGTCGAAGCCGAGCGCCCGCGCCACCAAGTACAGGTGGGCCACCTCCAGGCACCATATCGTAAGGCTCACGACCAGCACCCACGGCAGTTGTCGCAGGCTGCCCAGCGTGCCCTCGTGGAAGAGCGTGTAGAGCCGGGCCAGCGGGACGGGCAGTCGCTTCGCCATGCGAAGGCCCAGCACGCGCATGCCGACCAGCAAGGCGGCGGTCGCCGCCAGCAGCGCCACGCCGACGCCGATGAACAGGGTCGCCTTATCCGGGCTCGCGCGCCCCAAGAGCGCCACGCTGGACAGGACGAGCGACAGGAACACCACCACAATGTCCACCACGTGCTCCGCCGCCAGCGTGCCCAGCGTCTTCGGGAAGCTGACGCGGTTCTCCTTCGCCAGCAGGTACGAGCGATAGACGTCGCCGAGCCGGAAGCCCGTCACCGCGTTCGTGAACCAGCCCAGGTAGCACATCTGCGCCGCGCTCGCTATGGAGGGCAGGCGCACGCCCGGGTCCCGCTCGACGCCCGCGTTCCGCAGGAAGACAAGCCAGCGGTACGCCCGCAGGGGGAAGTTGGCGTAGTAGAAAGCGACGGCCAGGACAAGGAACAGCGGGTTGGCGTGGCTGATGTATTGCCATGTGGAGGCGAAATCAATCTGCACGCGCGTCGCGATGAAGACCACGATGGCCGCGGCGATGGCGAAAGAAATGAGCGTGGGCGCCGACAGGAGACGCCGCTTGAGCGAGACGTCCGGCAGCTTGTCGGCGTCTTGCGGCTCAGTCGTTGGCTGCGCCAGCTTGTCCATGCACCAGGTCCTTCTCGAATCCTAATGGGCGCTTGTGCGGCATCCCCGGACGCCGCGGATAGGCCGGAGGCGTCGGGCGCTCCTTTGCCAGGACGACGAGCGTCCGGCCCGACAGGCCCGGCAGCTCGACGGGCAGGACGTGGAGCAGACGCCCGCCCATCGTGGCGATGGCCTCCGCAGCGCGCTCCACCTCAGCGGCTGCGTCGCTCATCTTGCCCAGCACGGCCCTGCCGCCGATGGCGCAGAAGGGCAGGGCAAGCTCCGCGAGCTCCGCCGTCTCCGCCACCGCGCGCGCCAGCACCAGGTCGTATTGCTCCCGGTACGCGGGGTCATGCGCCCGCGTCTCCGCCCTGTCGGTGACGACCTCCACGTCGGGCAACCCCAGTGTGGAGACCAGATGTCTCAGAAAGTACGTCTTCTTCCGCGCCGATTCCAGCAGCGTCAACCGTATGCCGGGGCAAGCTATCCTTAGCGGTATGCCCGGGAACCCGCCGCCTGAGCCGATGTCCAGCACGCGCATCCCGGCCCGCGGCCCGCCCGGCAGCGCCAGCGCGAAGCTGAGCGAGTCCAGGAAGTGCTTGACCTCCACCTCATCAGGCAGGGTGATGGCGGTCAGATTCACTTGCCTGTTCCAGCGGAGAAGCTCCTCGCGGTAGCGGGAGAACCTCTCCATCTGCGCCGGCGTCAGGCTGATGCCCAGCCGTCGAGCGCCCTCCGTCAGCCGCTCCACATCCGCCTCCCATGCTGCACAATAGGGGGATTATAGCACAGCTATCCCGCGCGAACGGACGCCCGCGCACGCCCGGCGCCCCTTTTCCCCACGCCTCGGAAACCCGTATGATAGGGGCGCGACACGCATCCGCAAGGACGGACACCAATGCAGAATCGCTTTCCTCGCGGTCCCACCTACGGGCTCCTCGTCCTGCCCGTCCTGGCGTTGCTGCTCCTGTCGGCCACGCACGAGGGCCGCGTCCTGGCGCGCACCGCCGCTCTTGTGGCCGAAGTGCTGCCCAACATGCCCGTGCGTCCGCTCCTGTGGTCCCGTCCGGCGGCCCTCCGCGAGACCGTGTCGTTCCCGTCCGCGGCGGGCGAGGCGAAGGCCGAGGTGTACCGCCCTCCGGAGCCGGGCCGCTATCCCGCTCTCATCCTCATGACCGGCGTGACGCCCAACCTGGAGGACCCTGACCTCCGTCGCCTGCTGGAGGGGCTGGCCCGGTCGGGTATCGTCGCGCTGCTGCCGCACTCGGCGCACATGCTGCAGGGCACGGTGAACACCGACGACGTGGAGACTGCGGTGGGCGCCTTTCGCTTTCTCCAGAGGCAGGAGCACGTGGATGCGCGGCGCGTCGGACTGGCGGGCTTCTCCGTCGGCGCGTCCGTGCTGGCCCTGGCCGCCGCCGATGAGCGCATTCGGGACGAGGTGGCCGTCCTCAACTTCTTCGGCGGCTACTACGACGCGGGCGACTACGTGACGGAAGTCGTCACCGGCAGCGTCACGTACGACGGCCAGACACGAGCGTGGAGCACGCGTCCCCAGTACGCGCCGCTCATCAAGGGCCTGCTCATCGCCACGCTGGAGAGCGCGTGGGACCGCGACCTGCTCCAGCGGGCCGTCCTGAAGGGAGAGCAGGCGTCCGCTGAGGAGTGGGCGCGCCTGTCGCCGGACGGGCTGCGCGTCCATGAGTTCCTGACCAACCGTGATCCGATCAAAGGGCGGGAACTCAGGGAAAGTCTGCCGCCCTCCGCGCAGACGGCGCTGCGTCTCCTGTCGCCCAGCCGGGTGGCGGACAAGCTCACGACGCGGGTCTTCATCATGCACGACCGCGCCGATCCCGTCATTCCGTACGAGGAGTCCCGCCGTCTGCGCGACCGTCTGGCGCCCCTCATGCCGCCTGGCCGGTCAAGCTACACGGAGTTCTCCATCTTCGAGCACATGAACCCCACCCGCGGTCTGGACGCCTTCGCCTTCACGCGGGAGGCGGCCAAGCTGATGGCCCACGTGTATGGGGTGATGTTGGCCCTGCTGTGAGAACAGGCCCCATTGCGCGGGCCGGGGCCAGGCGCAACGGAGGCGCGGGGATGCGGCGAAAGAGCGGCAAAGAACCCTTGACAAGCCTGAGCACCGGTGATAAAGTGAACAATGCCCTGTGACATACAAGTCCTGGGTATGTTGTCGCCTGTACGTTAACAACTGAAGAGCAAATTCTTTGTGGAGTGTCCTGTAGGTCAAGTTACACAGGGCACACGGTGGATGCCTTGGCGCCTGGAGCCGATGAAGGGCGTGGCACGGCTGCGAAAAGCCCCGGGGAGCCGCCAAGCAGGCTGATCCGGGGATTCCCGAATGGGGCAACCCAGTCCGGTGAAACCGGACTACTCCGGCTCTGCCGGAGAGGTAAGCGGGGGAACTGAAACATCTTATTACCCCGAGGAAAAGAGACTATTCCCTGAGTAGTGGCGAGCGAAAGGGGAGAAGCCTAAACCCCGTCATCTTAGTGGCCTGAGGGCCTATGCTGACGGGGGGTTGCGAGGCCGGACATGCTTCTACCTCAGTGGGAGCGCGGAGTTACAAAGCTTCTTACTAGCCGAAGGCTCTGGAAAGGGCCGCCATAGAGGGTGATAGCCCTGTAGGCGAAAGAAGAAGGCTCCGGACCGGTTCTCAAGTACCACGAGGGCCGAGGAACCTTGTGGGAATCTGGGGAGACCACTCTCCAAGGCTAAATACTCCAGGCGACCGATAGTGAACGAGTACCGTGAGGGAAAGGTGAAAAACACCCCGGGAGGGGAGTGAAACAGATCTGAAACCGTGTGCCCACAAGCGGTCAGAGGGCCGGGTAACCGGCCTGATGGCGTGCCTATTGAAGAATGAGCAGGCGAGTTAATCGGCGTGGCGAGGTTAAGCCTGGCGAACAGGTGGAGCCGTAGCGAAAGCGAGTCCGAATAGGGCGTCTAGTCGCGTCGATCAGACCCGAAACCGGGTGAGCTACTCCTGGCCAGGGTGAAGGTCAGCGAAAGCTGACTGGAGGCCCGAACCCGTGTGAAGTGCAAATCGCTGGGATGAGCTGGGAGTAGTGGTGATATGCCTACCGAACCCGGAGATAGCTGGTTCTCCCCGAAGTGCATTGAGGTGCAGCCTCAGAGGAAGACTGACGGAGGTAGGGCTCTGAATGGGTAAGGGGGCTAACCACTTACCAAACCCAATCAAACCACGAATGCCGTTAGTTAATCCCTGGGAGTGAGTCGATGGGGGATAAGCTTCATCGACGTGAGGGGAACAACCCAGACCGCCCGCTAAGGTCCCTAAGTGCAGGCCAAGTGATAAGGAAGTCGTTTCGCTTAAACAGCCAGGAGGTTGGCTTAGAAGCAGCCATCCTTTAAAGAGTGCGTAACAGCTCACTGGTCGAGGGAGACGGCGCCGACAATTTATTGGGACTTCAGCCTGCCACCGAAGCGACGGCTCTTTCGGTGCCTTCGGGCACCGCGAGGGGGTAGGGGAGCGTTCCCTCCAGCAGTGAAGGTGCGACCGTGAGGTCCGCTGGAGCGGAGGGAAGAGCGAATGCCTGCGTGAGTAGCGTTTAGGCGTGTGAAAACCACGTCCGCCGCAAGCCGAAGGTTTCCTACGCAACGTTCTTCGTCGTAGGGTAAGTCGGGCCTAAGCTGAGGGCTAGCGCCGTAAGCGATGGACAGCCGGTTAGTATTCCGGCACCGCTCTGCAAGCGTTATCAACGTCGGGGGGACCCAGAGAGGTAAGCAAGGCGCCCCCATTGGACATGGGGCGTCCCCCTTTTGGTGCCAGGTCGCGATTGGCAAATCCGTCGCGGCCGTTACGAGCGAAGGAAGGGGGGAAGTTTCGGGGCGACTCGGAGCAACCCTGTTGATCCTGGACTGGCAAGAAAATCCGCGGCGTGAGTCTGCAGAGCGCCCGTACCGTAAACCGACACAGGTCGGCGGGGATCAACGTCCCCAGGCGGTCGAGAGAACCCTTGGGAAGGAACTAGGCAAACGAGCCTCGTAACTTCGGGATAAGAGGCGCCCTCCGGAGTGCAAGCTCTGGAGGGCCGCAGCGAAGCAGCTCGGGCGACTGTTTAACTAAAACACAGGTCTGTGCCAAAGCGTAAGCTGAGGTATACGGGCCGACACCTGCCCAGTGCCGGAAGGTTAAGGAGAGGAGTTCGGGGGTAACCCCAAAGCTCTGAACTGAAGCCCCGGTGAACGGCGGCCGTAACTCTAACGGTCCTAAGGTAGCGTAGCCCCTTGTCGGGTAAGTTCCGACCCGCATGAAAGGTGGAACGACCTGAGCGCTGTCTCCCCAAGGGACTCGGCGAAATCGAAGTATCCGTGAAGATGCGGATTTCCCGCAGCAGGACAAAAAGACCCCGTGAAGCTTTACTGTATCTTGGCACTGCACAGGGGTGAGGGATGCGTAGTATAGGTGGGAGGCTTTGAAGGGGCGGTCTCGGCCGTCCTGGAGCCAACAGTGAAATACCACTCTTCTCTTACTCTAGTGCTCACCGGCCCTGACACAGGTCTGGGACAGTGCTAGGGGGGCAGTTT from Dehalococcoidia bacterium encodes the following:
- the recA gene encoding recombinase RecA, which encodes MSTPADRQAADTAKATEKEKALDMALGYLEKTYGRGTIMRLGEAAARQSVEVISTGSLSLDLALGVGGIPRGRVTEIFGAEASGKTTLALHIIANAQRSGGKVVYIDAEHALDPSYARVCGVNVDDLLISQPDFAEQALEITEQIVRSGAVDAVIIDSVAALVPRAELEGDMGDQHVGLQARLMSQALRKLTAAISRSHTAVIFINQLREKIGVFFGNPEVTPGGRALKFYSSVRIDLRRLETLKQGTDVVGNRVRAKVVKNKVAPPFRLAEFDIMFREGISKEGDLLDLGVGLGLVKKSGAFFAVGDTRIGQGRENSKQFLRQHPDIAQELEKQIRASGPRATAVPVPSASEEETTPEE
- a CDS encoding NAD+ synthase; this encodes MRTFRIALAQTNPTVGDLDGNTARILRYMDKARAAGADLVAFPELAITGYPPEDLLFKAQFIAENRKRLDRIARHAKDITAVVGFVDSNSDTYNAAAVIHNGKLVDVYHKMFLPNYGVFDEDRYFRAGRECPVYVINGVHVGVNICEDIWYAVGPTAVQREGGAEVIVTINGSPYHAGMRGFRERMVGTRASDNQLIIAYVNMVGGQDELVFDGGSMVFDQKGEVIARARQFQEDMLVLDLDVEGVQRERLHAPRPRKEHLPEHGIGELKRIVVSARPSSRARPPLPARPSAEGQPLDDMAEVYQALVVGARDYVRKNGFKTVVIGLSGGVDSSLTCCVAVDALGKRNVVGVGMPSRYSSEGSLADARALADALGVRFMVIPIEQPFKAYLETLSEPFSGTQPNVAEENIQARIRGNILMALSNKFGWLVLSTGNKSELSIGYSTLYGDMAGGFSVLKDVPKTLAYKLAAWRNAHPSREGRGPIPKSVLVKPPSPELRANQNTEEERVPYRIMDPILKAYVEEDRTFEDIVGMGYDAETVQRVLRWVDKNEYKRRQAPPGVKITPRAFGRDRRMPITNGYQKA
- a CDS encoding ATP-dependent helicase; this translates as MAWNTGIAGPVLDIAVYPSTPLRVMAGPGTGKTFAVMHRVARLLETGTSPSSILAVSFTRTAANDLISQLNSLGSPGAQNVTASTLHSLAFKLLRENAVFQATHRVARPLTSFESDCLVTDLAPNFGGKDAVKALVKAFGACWATLQHHQLGWPRDPIQQNFQRELLRWLTYHQAILIDELVPLALDYIRQNPASPHTPQYGHVLVDEYQDLNRADQEFVDAVARNGALTVIGDEDQSIYTMLRHAQPEGITQFHTSHSNTHDVPLHDCRRCPHQVVHMANALILHNHPQRPSTIRPMPGNSNGIVYIVQHNTVQQEIITSAAFVHWFLGNHPDVKPGQILVLSTRRIIGELIRDELVRLGHASQSFFAENYFEKPTAAEGYCLLTMLVRSDDRPALRAWLGIGSSNLRAPAYQRIWSDTDAAGVSPRQLLDGILSGSAQAPPYTDGLVQRYHALVTRLSALTGAMGTPLVDLLWPPGNPECADIRAVALSVAANSPSPEGMLEELTTAITQPELPSAQDDIIRVMSLHKSKGLTAKCVLVTGCIAGALPTIKAGLSTQEQIASLQEQRRLFYVAVTRTTDTLVLSGAALAPWGDAKRMGITVARSVGSDAVLQASQFMSEFGTHGPTPVSGNQWRSALGF
- a CDS encoding lysylphosphatidylglycerol synthase transmembrane domain-containing protein, whose amino-acid sequence is MDKLAQPTTEPQDADKLPDVSLKRRLLSAPTLISFAIAAAIVVFIATRVQIDFASTWQYISHANPLFLVLAVAFYYANFPLRAYRWLVFLRNAGVERDPGVRLPSIASAAQMCYLGWFTNAVTGFRLGDVYRSYLLAKENRVSFPKTLGTLAAEHVVDIVVVFLSLVLSSVALLGRASPDKATLFIGVGVALLAATAALLVGMRVLGLRMAKRLPVPLARLYTLFHEGTLGSLRQLPWVLVVSLTIWCLEVAHLYLVARALGFDVDLSLLFFATAASAILIIVPITPGGLGLVETGVAGVLTLALAPPAALSVILLDRSITYVSVVIVGSGLFLVRYLRGRRSAGRRTGPTS
- the rsmG gene encoding 16S rRNA (guanine(527)-N(7))-methyltransferase RsmG, with product MERLTEGARRLGISLTPAQMERFSRYREELLRWNRQVNLTAITLPDEVEVKHFLDSLSFALALPGGPRAGMRVLDIGSGGGFPGIPLRIACPGIRLTLLESARKKTYFLRHLVSTLGLPDVEVVTDRAETRAHDPAYREQYDLVLARAVAETAELAELALPFCAIGGRAVLGKMSDAAAEVERAAEAIATMGGRLLHVLPVELPGLSGRTLVVLAKERPTPPAYPRRPGMPHKRPLGFEKDLVHGQAGAAND